ATCAACAGTCATTATTACCTGCTCAATCGCAGGCTGACGCGAATGTCTTCTCCATCCTTGGTGACGTGAAATAGCTGTTGAACCCTGGTCTTGGTCGTTTCATTCAGGTCTTCCCAATAAGTAGCAATGTCACGGCTCAATGTCGCCAACTCGTGCGTCAGGCTGCCGCCCTCGCCAGCAGCAGTCGTGGCAGATTGCCCTCTGAACAATTTGTCCAGGGGCGTTTCGAGCAACTTGCCATACAGATAGGCTTTCATCTCGCCGAGCAGAGCTTCCGGCCAATACGCGGTTTTGGCGATCAGTTCGACTCTGGGGTCCTTTGTGCCGGAATGATAGTCAGCAATGTGTTTGATAACCTTGGGGTCTTGGTGGAACGCCGTGATGTGGATGACGAGCGTGCCTAGCATAGCTGTCTTGATCGCCTGGCACAGCGACTCGTCAATCTCCGGGTGCTCTCCTTTGCGTGCGGGCAGCTTGAAATCCAGGATCGCCACGTCAAAGGGGCACCCCCTTGCCGCCGCTAAACTAATTTGGCGTAATCCCTCTTCAACTGTCGAGCAAGCTTCGATGAAAGAGTCAGGGAATATCTCACGTAACAACTCACACAACTCTGCCAACGTGTTCGCTATATCTTCAACAATCAAAATGCGAAACATTGATTTACTCCTCAGTAGGTTGAACCGCTCTTGCGAGAGGAAGGGTGATGATGAATTCGGCCCCTTCATTCGGTTTACCGCACTCTTTGATTTTGCCGCCGTGCGCCTCTACGACACGGCGAACATAACCCATGCCCAAGCCTGTGCCAGGAGCCCGACCAGGATGGCGGCTGAAGAAGTCCTCAAAGATTCTTTCCTTGAAATCTTCTGGGACGCCGGGGCCGTTGTCACGGTAAATGATCTTGACTTGATTGCCTTCGAAAGCGGGTTCGATTTCCAAAGTGATCTTAACTTGTAAATTACCCATCTCACCACCAACCGCGTCTTTAGAATTCTCAACCAACTCAAACAAGGCGATCTTCAACAAATGGCTATCGGCTTCCACTTGAAAGGGGCGTTGTCGGCAGATGACCTCGCAGTTCTGCTCCGGCAGATAGGATTGGAGCGTGGTGTCGAGGCAGGCTGCTAGATCGAGCCGTTTGATTTGCGGTGAAACAACGGCTAAGCGCTCCTTGGCTCGCTTGATGATCGTAGTAGTCTCTTCGATAATTTTACCGAAGCTGTGATCCAACTTGTGCAAACCGGGCAAATCTTTTTCTCGCTGTTTGTAGCGCGTCAGCAAAATAGGTAGTGCCGCCAATTGCGTCCCAATGTTGTGGGCCATCGTCGCCATCACTTGTTGCGCCGCTTGCGTGCGTACCAGATTCATCTGTTCTTCAATTCGCTCACGTTGCTGAAAAGTGTCCAAGACGCGCGCTACCATCTCGACCAGCACCTCCAACAAATCAAACTCGCGTGGCCAGCGATCTTCCTTCCAGTCCAAAGTGAGTTTTCCCAGTGGGTGTTTGTCTTGCGTCAGCAGAGGTATATCTAACCAGGCATCGCCGCTTTTTTTCTTTAGCTCAGTCTCAAGTCTCGGCTTAGAGACTACGATAGCGACTTGGCCTTTTTGTGTGATGTACTCATTACTATCAACTTTTTCTGGAGCAAAAAAGAACACTTTAGGAGCCTGTTCATCAAGACACTTCCAACACTCTTTTCCTGGGAAATGCATACGAATCGTGCGGATTTCCCCGCGATTGAACCTCTCTTCAAGTTGTGTGTCCGCGAAGCCGAAAGAGTCCGCACTGACTAAACAATTTGGGTTATCAGGGTCTACCAAATATAACCTTCCTCGCTCGAATCCCAGCTTACGGGCCGCAGTAAGCAATAATTTCAGAGCTGAAGCCTTGTCTGTCGCCTCAGCAATAGTATTGAAAGCCTCGAACATGCGGTAGACATAATCTAAGTCCCTTATTCTAAGGAAGGCTCCCACAATCTGATTGCTGCGACCTTGAATAACTTCAGAAAGCGCTTCCCAGCCGTGCCTGTCATCTTTCTCTTTCAATTTGATGTGCCGCTCTTGCCGGTGCCCTTGGAGTGACATCTCGACCATTTTCATCGCTTCGGTGCCAACATCAGTTTCAGTCAGTAGCTTAGCTTCAGGTTGGTTTTGCCAGCCTTTTTCCACGCCGAGTAGCGTGGCTGCCACCTGATTGGCGAAGCGCAATTTCAGGGAAGAGTCAACGATGACCAGTGAAGACATGATTTTGTCGAGCGCTGATTGCAAGAGATTAACCCGTTCGCTTAGTTCGAGCGCAATTGCCAATTGACGCCCAAGCTGCAAAAGGTCTTCGACTTCATCTTCGGTCGGAGCAAATCCATCTTCGCGCTCGACGTGTACAGTCCCAATAGCCTCTTCGGCCAAATCCAGTAACGGGACGACCGCAAAAGCCTTCAGCCGCGCCTTCTTTACTACCTCAGGATTGACTAGCGGTTCACGGGTAGCATCCAGGATTCGGATAGGTTTCCTGGTATTGATAACATATGACTGAACGTCGGCCTTTGGATCATCAAGCGGCCAGTCAGTCATCTTCGCAACGTCGACGTCTGGGCTATCCGAATCATCAAGCACGCCTGTGATTCTCTTCTGTTCTGGGTCTACCAGACAGAACGAGACTCGGCTGTAGCCCAGCTTACGCAAGGCTTGCGCGGCTATCCTGATGACGTGCTCCACGTCGCGGGTATACTTGCCCAATCCATCGAAGATGGAGTTGGCAATCTCTATGTGACGATCACGTGTCTGAAGGTGCAAACGAGCGGCCTCGATTTCAGCCGCTTGAGTATAGGCCATCACGAAATGTTCGAAGAGTTGGTTGACAAGCAACTCGCGCTCGCGCGAGACAATTCGGTTCGCGGCAAAGTCGCTAATGACGACTGCGCGAAACTGGCCGGAGCGCGGGGCAGGAACGATAGCCACGAAAACGTACTGTTTCAGTCGTCCAGTCAAAGGGAATCGCCCGGGTTTCGGTTCGTGAGGTAAAAGATGATTCAGTTCTTTAATGGTTTCTCCCTTGAGTTGACAACCAGGGATAGAGAGCATTTTCCATTCCCCATTCAACTCTAGACAGGCCACCTCGCGGAAACCAAGCACGTAACGGCAAGTGTTATGCAGCAGCTTCCCGACAGCGCTGGTGCCTTTGGCGGCAGCCACGTGGAGCGCGGCGGAGAGCGTTTTGATATTGAATGCCACCTCTCGGCGATCATCGGCGTTAGCAGGACGTACCCGTTCTTCTTCAGCTAAATGCTCATAGTAAGCAAAAGCTGCCTCTGATTTGTCATTGCGCAGATAGAGATCGCCGAAGCGCTTGTTGTTGTAGTAAGTCTTGAGATAGGTTTTCAGCAAAGGCGAAGCGAGACGCATGCGCCAGCCTTCCCGCCTGGCGACGCCAGCCAGTTCCAACGGTCCCGGGGCGTTCGTGATGGTGTTGACCCACACGACATCATCGCGGAGTAATTGTTTGAGGTCTTCCCAACACTCCGGCGCGTTGTTGATCACGCGCGGCGGTTGGCGCAATAAATCCGGGCTGATGGCGCGGGGGATGTCAGACACCGCAATCGGTGTATCGAGCGGCAAGTTGGCATTCACGCGTGCTTTACTCACATCGCGCAGCAAGGTCTTCAAGATGCTGAGATAGCCTCCGGCTAGTTCGTATAAGCAATCCACCGCCTCTTCATCGTTGGCGAAGCAAAGCTGTAGCTCGTCCCGATACCTCAGGGTTTCTGCGGCAAAGAACTCTTTGTCGAAGCCTTGAAGGAAATACTGGTAAGCACAGTTGAACTCCGATGTTGGCCCGTGTACCAGTTTCTGAAACACGTCCTCGCCGCTGAGCGCGACCATCAGCTTTTTCTCTTCAACCAGCGTGCGGACTTTCAGGAGTAAGTTGCGCGCTAGGTACTGTGGCAGGCTGTCAACATTTGAGACCAGTAAGACTACCGGTCGCTGCGATTGAGTGATAAGCCAATCCAACGGTGCGAAAGGGTCCTCCGTAGTGTTCACGCATTCCGTAAAGCGGTTATCAGCTTCGCGGACAGCCTTGGACAGCCAATCGTAAAATTCTTTTTCGTTAGAAATAGGCTTTCGCAGGGACGATTCGAGGCGCAAGAGATGAAGCTCCTCCTGCGTCTGCAACAACTCATACAGGCGTCTCATCAGATATCGCTTGCCGCCGTAACGCGGTGCAATCAAGACAACGCTCTCATGGGCGATGACGACTTTTTCGTATAGCTCATCCAGTAGCGGTTGACCGATCTTCCGATATAGAAACGGTGTCATAAGCTCACCTCAATTTGGCGTTGGGGGAAGTTTGTGTGGATGTCAATTGCACGGAGCGACGCGCGGTTTCAAGTGCGCTGTCGAGAATGCCTAGGCGCTCCGCGTATTCGGCCAGGGCCTCGTTGGCCAGGCAGAACCGGCCTTTGTTCCACACCAACACATTATGGATAACCAGTTCATTGCATATACGCAGGGCGTGCATCTCATCAATCGGCAGTCCCCAACGCAACGCCAGCGCGCAAATTGGCCCTGGTGTGATCTCTTTGAGCTGCTCTTTCAGCAATAACAATGCAATCAGCCGTACCTCCGCATCTTCCAGGTATTCGCCCTGTAACGGGCTGATAAAAAATTGGGTTGTTTCAAAATCCCATTTCAATCGTTCCACCTGAGCTAATGAGATCGTGTCGCTTTGTTCGTCAATCGCCAGTTCAGCCAGCTTTCTCGCAAAGAACTGAATTTGATTGGGTAATCTTCCGGTGAGACGAAGGACTTGCGCACTCAGCCGTTCAGGGTCATCAACCTTGAACCCAAGGTCGGCTAACGGATCTAACAAAAGATTGCGCGCCGCCGGTTCATCCAGCGGATTGAGCTGTAGCAATTGAAGGCGTTGGTTTAATTGCGAGTCTGAATAGAGCATCATCCGCAAAAGTCCGCCGCGCCCGATCAAGATAAGGCGGCAATAGCCCAACTTAGCAGCCTCGCCCAATAAATCGAACACCTCTCCCTGGCAAACGTTGTCAACCTCATCGAGCAGCAGATGAATTGTTCCACCAAGTTTGGTTTTGAGGTATTGCAGAAAATCCGGCAGCTTGGTGTAGGAAAGCTCCAGACTACGGCGCGAAGCCTCCAGCTTCATGGCCAGCAACTGCGCAATGGTATTGGGTTCTTTCGAGCATTGATAAAAATCCACGTAAAAAGTCCGCAATGCTTGCGGGTCGCGGTCGTGCACCAATTTGCGTTGAAATTGTTTGATGAGAGACGTCTTGCCAATCCGGCCAGGGCCAGCTACGGCAAAGCTCAGATCGCTCTCGTTGTAGAGTTTGTCCAATTCGTTGCGCCGTCCGAAAAACATTCCGCCTTCGACCGAGAGCAGGTGATTGAAGGGAACCAAGCGCCGCAACGAGATCTGCTCGCGCAGCCAAAGTTTCAAATACCGCAACGGTTCCGGCGTGGCTAGCAATTGCTCCAATTGTGGCGGCGAGAGAATCAAAAAACGACCGAAAGGCAGTGCTTCATAGGCTTGTGTATAGGCTGAATGCGAGGTGGCTAGGACGAATGGCACTCCACCTGCTTCGCCCAACCGTTGCTTGAAATCGCGCAGGGCCTCTGTCAACCCAGGCCCCTCGCCTCCCAGCAACACACATTGAACTTCGCCCATGCCATGCAAGCGAATGCTGCTGAGGTCAGCCAGAAAACGCAGGCAATTGTCACCGCGCTGTTTCACTTGGGTGTCGGTCTGAAACTTTTCTTTCCAACGCTGGATAAAGCCCAACGCTTGCTCGTCATGCGTTTGAGTCCACCCGCGAGCGAGGTTTTCTACCAGCGTCATAATGTCTTTTCTCCCAGCAGTGTTTTGCCTGTGTTTTGCCTTGAGCTTGTGCAGCTAATCGGTCTTGCTCGACTGCCAAGCAGCATTGAGCGCCGTAGTAAACCGTCTCATCTCAGCTACAGCGGCAGGCTCGGCGTTCTGCTCAATGCGCGCGAGCGCCGCCTCACATTCATCCAGAGGGGCAGACAAAGGGTTGTCTGCCCGAAAGCGCGCATTCAGTGGCTCGGGTGACAAACCGAGGTGCGGAAGTAGCCCGATTAGTAGATGCGCGCGCAGTGCTCGTTGACCAAGTCCGAGTGCCTGAGCCAGCCGCACCAAACCCGGCGCAGACGCGGGGTTTGGTGCTGTCAAGTCGTCGAGTCCGAATCGCTCAAGCACCGCAGAGAGCTGCACCTCAGTGGTGGCCGCTAACTTTGCCAGGTAAACCATCAGCCCCCAAGGCAGGAAGCCGATTTGTTCAACCGCCCGACGGAGGCGCGCAATGTACCAGGCAACACGCGCCGTCTGATCGCAACGCTGTAGGAATTGTTTAGAGACCGATTCCAATGGTTCCTGTTGAAACACTTGCCAATCATCCGCCAACTGCAAAGCCTCAAGTAATAGCTCAGGCCACGCCGGGGGCGGCGCTAACTGAGTCTCGTTGTTCAAAGTTCGTTCGTTCATAAAATAGTCAAACATCCTTTCCTGTTCTTGCGTTTACTCGCTTCAGCCAGTCACCCAGCCGTGGGTCACGTTCGAGCATCTTTCTGAGCCGTTTCAAAATGCGGTAATGGCGCTGGCGTGTGGCGTTGGCTTTGATGCCGAGCGCTAGCCCGACCTCTTCGTAGGTGTTGTCGGCAATGAAATCGCGCAGTTGGATCAACTGCCGATCCGCCTCCGGGAGTTGGGCTAGGGCAGCGCTGATGGCAGTGATGATCTTCACGTCGGGCACGGCTTTGGGTATCCGACGCAAGAGTTTTCTGCCAAGCGGATTTGGAGTGCTTTCCGGGAGGGGAATAGTTGAAGGCCGGCTGGTAAGCCAATCGGTTAAGGCGTTGCGCGCCACGGTGAAGACCCAGGCTTCAAAGCTGCCGGTTTCGATCTCACTGTATTTCGATATTTTGAGTGTAAGGATGTCAGTGAGACATGTTTCGGCCAAATCTTCAGCCTCGGTCTCTGATAAGTCCCGGTAACGAAATAATGCTTTGAGGCGTGGGCCAAAGTAACGAGTGAAATCCCGGTAAGCGGCCTCCTCCAATGGCGATGTCAGGAGCCGCGCGGCCAAGTTGGACAGCTCTCGCCGTTTCATGGCCGCGCGCTCGTCAGACACCTCCTTCTCGTTACTGTTAAATGTGTTTTCGTTATCCATATGGACGCTTCCAAACTAGATAACTCCACCCTGTTACACCCTGACCTCAGATGGCTGAAGATTGAGGGAAGGAATTGGGAAGGCGGGGGCTTACTTCGCCTTTGGCGCAAGCTCTTGATGGATGCGCTCCAATAGTTTCTTGCTCGCGCGAATGCCGTCCGGCTCGCTCAGCTTGTCGCCTTCGTATTCAATGCCGAAGAAGCTGTGATAGCCGGCGTCGAGCACCAGCTTGACCATGCGGCGGTAATCGGTGTGCGTCTCGTTGCCCTCGGCGTCGAAGTCGTGCGTCTTGGCGCTGACGGCTTTGGCGTAAGGCATCATCTCGGCGACGCCTTTGTAACGGTCGTATTCTTCGGTCGGGCTGAGGCGGAAGTTGCCGAAGTCGGGCAGCGTGCCGCAATTTTTATGCTTGACCAGCTTCATCACGCCCGCCAGCCATTGGCCGTTGGAAGAAAGGCCGCCGTGGTTTTCGACGATCACGGCGATTTTGTGTTGCGCGCCGAATTCGGTCAGTTTGCGCAGTCCATCGGCGGCGAGTTTCTGCTGCTCTTCGTAACTGCCCCGGCTGGCCGCGTTGACGCGGATGATTGTGCAGCCGAGAAACTTGGCGGCCTCGACCCATTTGTAGTGATTCTCGACCGCCTGCTGGCGTTTGGCCGCGTCAGGATCGCCGAGGTTGCCTTCGCCATCGCACATGATCAGACGATTCTCGACGCCCAGGTCTTTGGTGCGTTTGAGCATTTCGCCGAGATAGGTTTTGTCTTGGGCTTTGTCTTTGAAAAACTGATTGACGTATTCGACCGCGTTGATGCCGTAATCCTGCTTGGCCGTCTTGGCGAAATCGAGATTGTCGAGTTGTTTGGCAAACAGCGCCTTGTGCAGCGACCATTGCGCCAGCGAGATTTGAAACAGCGGTTTGGGCGCGGCGGAGAGGGTTTCTTTTGTCAGCGCGGTGATGCCGAAGACGGCGCCGGTTTGCGCGGCCTGTTTGATGAAAGCGCGGCGTTCGATCACTTGAATCATTGCTGTCGTCCTTCGTTGGGTTGGGTTGGGTTGGGTTGTCGTGTCCGTTGACACGCGCGAAACATCGCACGATTCGGCAGGGAGCACAACCCAGCTTGTCGGATGGGTGCGAAGGTTGTTTAATGACCGCGCACACTGCACCGCTTTCAACCACACAACAATTCAGGAATCGTTCATTTCGTCCAGCGGAGGAAACAAAATGTCATTTGGACTACGACGAATTTCCCTACGCGCGCTCGTGCTTGGCTTGGCGAGCCTTTTCATCAACCTTTTCTCTACGATGAATATCCTGGCCCAACAAACTGCGCTCACGGCGGCTGATTACGCCCGCGCCGAAAAGTTCATGCCTTACAACACCGGCCCGCTGGTCTTGCGCGCGGGCGTGCGGCCCAACTGGCTGCCCGATGGCCGCCTCTGGTATCGCGTGACGACCGAGCAGGGCAACGAATTCATCCTGGTTGATCCGGCGCGCGGCACACGCGGCGCGGCGTTTGATCACGTCAAACTGGCGGCGGCACTAGCGGCGGCGACTGGCACGAAAGTAGGCGCATACCAATTGCCGTTTCAGCAAATTGATTTTGCGGCGGATGGCAAGTCGCTTTCCTTCAGTGTTGACCGGCGGCGCATCAGTTGTGATGTGCAAGGCGAGCAATGCCGCGTCGTGTCTGAGGGCAATGGCAACCGCGAAGCCGGGCAGCGCGGCGGGCAACGGGGCGGCCCTGGCGCAAATGCGATGGCGACTTCGCCGGATAGTAAGCGCGTGGCTTTCATCCGCGATTACAACTTGTGGGTGCGCGACGCGGCGACGGGCAAAGAGACGCAACTGACGACCGATGGCGTCAAAGATTTTGGCTACGCGACGAACAACGCGGGCTGGACGAAGAGCGATACGCCCGTGCTCGCCTGGTCGCCCGATTCCAATAAGATCGTCACCTTCCAGCACGATGGGCGTGGCGTAGGCGAGATGTACCTGGTCAACACGCAGGTCGGCCATCCCAAACTCGAAGCCTGGAAATATCCGCTGCCCGGCGACGAAAAGATATTCATGATCGAGCGCGTCGTGATTGACCTCGGTGGGGAAGGGGCCGCCGCCAAAGTCGTGCGGCTGAAAATGCCCGCCGATCCGCACCGTTCGACGCTCTGCGATCACATCGTGTGCGGCGGCGTCTGGGCCGATGTGCAATGGGGGGCGGACAGCCAGCAACTGGCCTTTGTCTCGACCTCGCGCAATCACCAGGAAGCCAAATTTCGCATCGCTGATCCCGCCACCGGTGACGTGCGCGACGTGTTGGAAGAGAAGGTCAAGACATTTTTTGAATCCGGCAATGGCCGCGTGAATTGGCGCTATCTGTCCGCGACGAATGAACTGCTCTGGTTTTCGCAACGTGACAACTGGGGCCAGCTTTACCTGTACGACGCGCAAACCGGCAAGCTCAAAAATCAGATCACAACCGGCGCAGGCAATGTCACGCAGGTGCTGCGCGTAGACGAACCGAGCCGCCAGCTTTACTTTCTCGGCGTCGGCAAAGAGCGAGGCCGCGATCCGTACTTCCGGCATTTCTATCGCATCGGCTTTGACGGCAAGGGCCTCAAACTGCTCACGCCCGAAGACGCCGACCACGACATTGCGCTTGCGCCGTCGGGCCAGTATTTCACCGACAGCTATTCCAAACCTGATGTGCCGCCGATTGCCGTGGTGCGCGATGCTGATGGCAAGCTGATCGCGACGCTCGAAAAGGCGGACATCGCGCGCCTGCTTGCGACCGGCTGGCAACCGCCGCAACCGATTACGGTCAAGGCGCGCGACGGCGTGACCGATCTTTACGGGTTAATGTATAAGCCAACCAAACTCGACCTCAATAAAAAGTATCCGATCATCAACAACATTTACCCTGGCCCGCAAACCGGCAGCGTGCGTGGGCGTAGCTTTTCCGCCGGTGGCGATCAACAAGCGCTGGCCGAACTCGGTTTCGTCGTCGTGCAAATTGACGGGATGGGCACGCCCTGGCGCTCCAAGAAATTCCACGAAGCCTATTTCGGCGACATGGGAGACAACACGCTGCCCGATCAGATCACGGGGATGAAGCAACTCGCGCAACGCTACAGTTGGATAGACATCGAACGCGCCGGGATTTACGGCCATTCAGGCGGCGGTTATGCAACGGCAGCGGCCATGTTCCGCCACCCGGACTTTTTCAAGGTCGGCGTCTCGCAGGCGGGGAATCACGACAATCGCGGCTATGAAGACGATTGGGCCGAGAAATGGAGCGACTTGCTGGTGCGCAAGCCGGATGGCACGAGCAATTACGACAGCCAAGCCAATCAGAATTTCGCCAAGAATCTCAAAGGCAAGCTGTTGCTCGCGCACGGCACGCTGGATAACAACGTGCCGCCGTATAACACGCTGCTAGTGGTCAACGAACTGATCAAGGCGAACAAGGATTTCGATCTGATCATGTTCCCCAACCGCCCGCACGGCTTTGGCAGCGAGGCGTATATGACGCGCCGCCGCTGGGATTATTTCGTGCGGCATTTGCTGGGCGCGGAACCACCGCGCGAGTTTGAGTTGAAACCGCCGGTGCAGGCGGGGCCATTGGGTGGAAATTGAAACACGCGAGGCCCAACGCAGGTGCGCCACCAAGCGGCTTAAACGCAGGCTTGCAGGAGAAAACAGGCCGATGATCGTAAGTATGTGGATGACCAAAGACCCTGTGACGATCGAGTCGCAAACGCCGCTGTCCGAAGCTGCGGCGCTGATGGCAGAGCAGCGCATCCGCCGCCTGCCTGTGGTCGAAAAGCAACCGCAAGGGCCCCCGCGCGTTGTGGGCATCATCTCCCAAGGCGACGTCCTGCATGCTTACCCAGCCAATGTGAATCCGTTCGTCGAAGGCGCGGCGCACAGCATTCCCGCTTCGCTGACCGTAGCGGCCATTATGCATTGTCACTTGATTACTACGACGCCCGAGGCTCCGATTGAAGATGCCGCCGAGTTGTTACGCAATCACAAGATTGGGGCTTTACCCGTCGTGCAACACGGCGCTTTGGCCGGACTGATTACGGAATCGGACATCTTTCGCGCCTTTGTCAGTTTGTTTGAAACCACGCACGGCGGCGCCCGCATCACGTTTGATACCTCGCGCGGCGATGATGTTTTCGCGCTGATTGTGCAATTGGCGCAACGCCGCAAGGTGCGCGTGCACAGTTTGTTTTCTTCGCACCAGGAAGACCGGCCCGTGTGCGTCGTGCGGGTTACGGGCGCGGGCCTGGAAGCCTTTCTTGAAGACATTTGGAAATCGGGACATCCCGTGTTGAGCGTGCTGCGGCAATAAGCTGCCGGGCGAAAACGTCACCTCTAGAAGCGCTACCAGGATGCAGGTAAGGCGCCGGTACGGAACCGTGAGCGAAAGCGACCGGTGATTCAGCGCAAGTC
The DNA window shown above is from Acidobacteriota bacterium and carries:
- a CDS encoding response regulator, whose amino-acid sequence is MFRILIVEDIANTLAELCELLREIFPDSFIEACSTVEEGLRQISLAAARGCPFDVAILDFKLPARKGEHPEIDESLCQAIKTAMLGTLVIHITAFHQDPKVIKHIADYHSGTKDPRVELIAKTAYWPEALLGEMKAYLYGKLLETPLDKLFRGQSATTAAGEGGSLTHELATLSRDIATYWEDLNETTKTRVQQLFHVTKDGEDIRVSLRLSR
- a CDS encoding GAF domain-containing sensor histidine kinase; this translates as MTPFLYRKIGQPLLDELYEKVVIAHESVVLIAPRYGGKRYLMRRLYELLQTQEELHLLRLESSLRKPISNEKEFYDWLSKAVREADNRFTECVNTTEDPFAPLDWLITQSQRPVVLLVSNVDSLPQYLARNLLLKVRTLVEEKKLMVALSGEDVFQKLVHGPTSEFNCAYQYFLQGFDKEFFAAETLRYRDELQLCFANDEEAVDCLYELAGGYLSILKTLLRDVSKARVNANLPLDTPIAVSDIPRAISPDLLRQPPRVINNAPECWEDLKQLLRDDVVWVNTITNAPGPLELAGVARREGWRMRLASPLLKTYLKTYYNNKRFGDLYLRNDKSEAAFAYYEHLAEEERVRPANADDRREVAFNIKTLSAALHVAAAKGTSAVGKLLHNTCRYVLGFREVACLELNGEWKMLSIPGCQLKGETIKELNHLLPHEPKPGRFPLTGRLKQYVFVAIVPAPRSGQFRAVVISDFAANRIVSRERELLVNQLFEHFVMAYTQAAEIEAARLHLQTRDRHIEIANSIFDGLGKYTRDVEHVIRIAAQALRKLGYSRVSFCLVDPEQKRITGVLDDSDSPDVDVAKMTDWPLDDPKADVQSYVINTRKPIRILDATREPLVNPEVVKKARLKAFAVVPLLDLAEEAIGTVHVEREDGFAPTEDEVEDLLQLGRQLAIALELSERVNLLQSALDKIMSSLVIVDSSLKLRFANQVAATLLGVEKGWQNQPEAKLLTETDVGTEAMKMVEMSLQGHRQERHIKLKEKDDRHGWEALSEVIQGRSNQIVGAFLRIRDLDYVYRMFEAFNTIAEATDKASALKLLLTAARKLGFERGRLYLVDPDNPNCLVSADSFGFADTQLEERFNRGEIRTIRMHFPGKECWKCLDEQAPKVFFFAPEKVDSNEYITQKGQVAIVVSKPRLETELKKKSGDAWLDIPLLTQDKHPLGKLTLDWKEDRWPREFDLLEVLVEMVARVLDTFQQRERIEEQMNLVRTQAAQQVMATMAHNIGTQLAALPILLTRYKQREKDLPGLHKLDHSFGKIIEETTTIIKRAKERLAVVSPQIKRLDLAACLDTTLQSYLPEQNCEVICRQRPFQVEADSHLLKIALFELVENSKDAVGGEMGNLQVKITLEIEPAFEGNQVKIIYRDNGPGVPEDFKERIFEDFFSRHPGRAPGTGLGMGYVRRVVEAHGGKIKECGKPNEGAEFIITLPLARAVQPTEE
- a CDS encoding sigma-70 family RNA polymerase sigma factor gives rise to the protein MDNENTFNSNEKEVSDERAAMKRRELSNLAARLLTSPLEEAAYRDFTRYFGPRLKALFRYRDLSETEAEDLAETCLTDILTLKISKYSEIETGSFEAWVFTVARNALTDWLTSRPSTIPLPESTPNPLGRKLLRRIPKAVPDVKIITAISAALAQLPEADRQLIQLRDFIADNTYEEVGLALGIKANATRQRHYRILKRLRKMLERDPRLGDWLKRVNARTGKDV
- a CDS encoding TIM barrel protein; its protein translation is MIQVIERRAFIKQAAQTGAVFGITALTKETLSAAPKPLFQISLAQWSLHKALFAKQLDNLDFAKTAKQDYGINAVEYVNQFFKDKAQDKTYLGEMLKRTKDLGVENRLIMCDGEGNLGDPDAAKRQQAVENHYKWVEAAKFLGCTIIRVNAASRGSYEEQQKLAADGLRKLTEFGAQHKIAVIVENHGGLSSNGQWLAGVMKLVKHKNCGTLPDFGNFRLSPTEEYDRYKGVAEMMPYAKAVSAKTHDFDAEGNETHTDYRRMVKLVLDAGYHSFFGIEYEGDKLSEPDGIRASKKLLERIHQELAPKAK
- a CDS encoding DPP IV N-terminal domain-containing protein encodes the protein MPYNTGPLVLRAGVRPNWLPDGRLWYRVTTEQGNEFILVDPARGTRGAAFDHVKLAAALAAATGTKVGAYQLPFQQIDFAADGKSLSFSVDRRRISCDVQGEQCRVVSEGNGNREAGQRGGQRGGPGANAMATSPDSKRVAFIRDYNLWVRDAATGKETQLTTDGVKDFGYATNNAGWTKSDTPVLAWSPDSNKIVTFQHDGRGVGEMYLVNTQVGHPKLEAWKYPLPGDEKIFMIERVVIDLGGEGAAAKVVRLKMPADPHRSTLCDHIVCGGVWADVQWGADSQQLAFVSTSRNHQEAKFRIADPATGDVRDVLEEKVKTFFESGNGRVNWRYLSATNELLWFSQRDNWGQLYLYDAQTGKLKNQITTGAGNVTQVLRVDEPSRQLYFLGVGKERGRDPYFRHFYRIGFDGKGLKLLTPEDADHDIALAPSGQYFTDSYSKPDVPPIAVVRDADGKLIATLEKADIARLLATGWQPPQPITVKARDGVTDLYGLMYKPTKLDLNKKYPIINNIYPGPQTGSVRGRSFSAGGDQQALAELGFVVVQIDGMGTPWRSKKFHEAYFGDMGDNTLPDQITGMKQLAQRYSWIDIERAGIYGHSGGGYATAAAMFRHPDFFKVGVSQAGNHDNRGYEDDWAEKWSDLLVRKPDGTSNYDSQANQNFAKNLKGKLLLAHGTLDNNVPPYNTLLVVNELIKANKDFDLIMFPNRPHGFGSEAYMTRRRWDYFVRHLLGAEPPREFELKPPVQAGPLGGN
- a CDS encoding CBS domain-containing protein, whose product is MIVSMWMTKDPVTIESQTPLSEAAALMAEQRIRRLPVVEKQPQGPPRVVGIISQGDVLHAYPANVNPFVEGAAHSIPASLTVAAIMHCHLITTTPEAPIEDAAELLRNHKIGALPVVQHGALAGLITESDIFRAFVSLFETTHGGARITFDTSRGDDVFALIVQLAQRRKVRVHSLFSSHQEDRPVCVVRVTGAGLEAFLEDIWKSGHPVLSVLRQ